A genomic window from Brassica oleracea var. oleracea cultivar TO1000 chromosome C8, BOL, whole genome shotgun sequence includes:
- the LOC106307459 gene encoding bZIP transcription factor 60: MAEELGCVDFLGEDDLFLDFDLSLFTETPIAGDFIRSSPDSANSWIGDIESQLMNDEDNQNFLELDQQSVSEFLADIFVDDPTSDSADLVTGKVDDVPTEGFVNGKGPEESNDAGKEKAVEKKWNGSENLDEAKVESEISGDDDAMAKKRRRRVRNRDAAVRSRERKKEYVTDLEKKSKYLERECMRLGRMLDCFVAENHSLRLCLQKGGGNASMMTRQESAVLLLESLLLGSLLWYLGDIICPFLPHPQPKTCFLPAEADGPEKLVLSGRESSKLSNNYACKSRRCKGSRPRMKHQVCILVA, from the exons ATGGCGGAGGAATTAGGTTGCGTTGATTTTCTAGGAGAAGATGATCTGTTCTTAGATTTCGATCTTTCACTTTTCACTGAAACTCCTATTGCGGGTGATTTTATTCGGTCTTCACCGGATTCTGCAAACTCGTGGATCGGAGACATTGAGAGCCAACTGATGAACGATGAGGACAATCAGAATTTTCTGGAGTTGGACCAGCAATCGGTTTCGGAGTTTCTAGCGGATATATTCGTAGATGATCCCACTAGCGATTCCGCTGATTTGGTGACTGGTAAAGTTGATGATGTACCAACCGAAGGATTTGTCAACGGAAAGGGACCAGAAGAATCCAATGATGCCGGGAAGGAGAAAGCAGTTGAGAAGAAGTGGAATGGAAGTGAGAATCTGGATGAAGCTAAGGTTGAAAGCGAGATATCAGGAGACGATGATGCGATGGCCAAGAAACGAAGAAG GAGGGTAAGAAACAGAGATGCGGCTGTGAGGTCGAGAGAGAGGAAGAAGGAATATGTGACCGATCTTGAGAAGAAAAGTAAGTATCTCGAACGAGAATGCATGAGACTGGGACGGATGCTTGATTGCTTTGTTGCGGAAAACCATTCTCTTCGTCTATGTTTGCAAAAGGGTGGTGGAAATGCTTCCATGATGACAAGGCAGGAGTCTGCTGTGCTCTTGTTGGAATCCCTGCTGTTGGGTTCCCTGCTTTGGTATCTGGGAGACATCATTTGCCCATTCCTCCCTCACCCCCAACCAAAGACTTGCTTCCTTCCAGCGGAAGCCGACGGACCAGAAAAGCTGGTTCTAAGCGGGCGAGAGAGTAGCAAACTCTCTAATAATTATGCCTGTAAGAGTCGGAGATGTAAGGGTTCAAGGCCTCGGATGAAACACCAAGTATGTATACTTGTGGCGTGA